AACTGTCGTCTCCACAGCCCGCGCCCCTCCTCCCGCcgacagccccagccccggccggcAGCTCCCGCGGCCCCATCTCACCACCACGGCGGTGACCGGCTGCCCCGGCACGTACGACATGGCCCCGCCACCGCTGCCGCCGCCCGAACAAAAGCGCctcgcccggccccgccccccgccgccgccagccaATCAGGTGCCGCCTCGCCCGCGGCGGAAGGCGCGAGCGCCGGAAGCCAGGCCGCTTTCCCGGCGGCCCCCGCGCCAAGATGCCTGACAGGAGCTTCCGGTGGGGAGGcgcgaggcggcggcggcggcggcggtaGGTTgggcccggcggggcggagcggcggTCCCGGCTCCTGCGGCGGCCCGCAGTGACGGGCGGTGCGCGGTGTCCCTTGGCAGGGTGCGAGGCGTGACGGGAGCGCCCGGCGGAGCGGCGCGCCGCCGTGGATGAGAGGTAGGTACGGGCCcaggccggggggggcgggcgcggccggGGGGCTCCCGGCGTGGCtgaggcggcgggcgggggcggcgggcccaGCTCCCCGGAGGTGGCAGCGCCTGGGCGCGGGGCAGCGCCCGGCCAGCCCGCACCCCGCCCGCGCAGCCCGTgtttccttccccccagcccggccgGCAGCGAGGCGGCGCCGCAGCCCGGCCGGCAGCCATGGCCGCCGTGGTGGCCAAGCGCGAGGGGCCGCAGTTCATCAGCGAGGCGGCGGTGCGGGGGAACGCCGCCATCCTGGACTACTGCAGGACGTCGGTCTCGGCCCTGTCGGGCGCCACGGCGGGGATCCTCGGCCTGACGGGCCTGCACGGCTTCATCTTCTACTTCCTGGCATCCGTCCTCCTCTCCGTGCTCCTGGTGCTGAAAGCCGGCCGGCGGTGGAACAAGTACTTTAAATCCCGACGGCCGCTTTTCACGGGGGGGCTTATAGGGGGGCTCTTCACCTACGTCCTGTTCTGGACTTTCCTGTACGGCATGGTTCACGTCTACTAAACTAACCAGGAGCCACGTTAGCTGCAGCGGTTTTTAACGAAGCAGGAGGACTGTTGCCAAGTTACCTACACAGCTAGGCCAGCTCACCTTTTACACTGTTGTTCATCGCTTGTATTGTTAATACTGTCAGTAAATTATGTCCAAGTACAAATGAATCGGTAGTACTGTTCTAATTAAATTGAATGTGAAGCACCACTTGGATGCCTCCCATGAATATTTGTTTGGTGGGTAAGGAATAACTTCCATCCCTAACGGCACAGCCATGGGGTTTGGTTAACGTGGCCCCTTGTATCCTTTGCATTTTGGGTAAGACACACCAGTTAATCCCCTCGAGATTTGCTGCCTGTCCCTACACGCAAATGCCAGTAAAAGCAGTGTGTAATGCAGCACTCTGAAAAAGAATTCACTGACACAGGGAAATACTGCGCAGTAACATGTAATTAACTGTATGTAAAGATTCGGTACAGAAATGTATTTGAGTTGCAAACATCTTCCGCAGTTGTTACATACACGCTGTCAGCAAGTTACGCTGTCATGGATGCTCCTCGCTGGCGTACACAGTGGTCGTTAAGCAATGCTCTCGCAAGTCAGACACTTTGCTCCTTTTTAGTACAGTTGTGTCCCGTGAAATGTAGACAGTCGGGTAAGTGCAGCGTGTTATTCCCTGCCAGCTTGGTCTGCACTGAACACACTCAGCCTGCTGGCATTTTCTGTGATTGAACAGTACTTTGCTGTGGTTCCATATGCCTCTGGCAGGAACAGAAGGGCAAATTCAACTACCTGCCGTACAGGTAACAGCTTTGCTATAGATCGGCTTTGCAAACCTAGTGTTCGGTTGACTTGCTTAGCACAAGTATGTTTTCACAAAGAGGTGATATCTGCAACCTAAAACCCACGCTAAACAGAAACGCCATGGCGAACATTGCCCTAAAGCGACAAATTTTATTGCTGTACACaaggaggcgggggggggaaatcaaacctaaagaaaaaggaatctGGTTACGTTTtattagcagcagcagttgtAGGAATTGTGTTAAACAGGTGGTATAAGGAGGGGAAATATTCTAGGGGATTTTGAGGGCCTGAAGACTTAAATTCAGGAAACAGCTTTGGTCGTCTACCAAGAGGATGGTGCTTTGTTAAGTTGAAACACTGGTTTCAGTAGAGCACGGTCAGCTTTACACGTTACGATGAGCTACTTGGGCTCCATGAGCTGTGGCTTGGCCTGATGTCACATGTGGGGTTCACTATCTAGAAATTATTCAAACAGAATTAAGCTCTGACAGTCAAAAGCCTGTGCTGTTGCAGCGGCACGATAATTCTGCCAGGCCTGACTAGTGCAGTTATGTGCATCTTGACTCATGTTTGCCTAGAGGAGAGGCGTGTGGCATGAAGAGAGGCAGCATGGGATGTGATTGTAGCAGAGGTACACAGCTTAtcctcaaattattttaagtcCACTGTTTAGTTCTATTTTCTGTCTAAATGTTTGACTCGGTAACTCACTTGCATctgaacagaagcagcaggagtgGATGAGACTGGGTGGGGGTTGCTCTCAATGGCTGGATTCGAAGTTTGCCACTGCTAACAAGGGTGAATTTTAATTGAGAGTCAACCCGTACCTCAGAGTAACCACCCTGCAGCAGTTAGAGCACAGGTGAGTGCAGCTCGCTGTCCTGTTTGTGCGCAACACTTGGtgacagcagctccctgcagcaccacCCTCTATGGCTGCCCAAGCACTAGGCAAGGGCGCTGCAGCAGGAGTCCTTTAAATCCGCATATTCAAAGCGTGCACAGGAACAACCTTTAGCATGACAACTTCTGATCCATGACAGTGTGGCAGCATCTACAGAATACTGCTCGGTTTGTACCAAGCCACGGTGTCGAAGCTTTCAATGAAGCAGGGGTATTTATTCACCTGCTGTCTTCAGGAGCTGGTGAGATGGTTCCTGTCAGCTCGGGCAAATGCGAACTTGCAACGATGACGTTCTGTAAGCACTTTTCTCTCCTGAGATTAGTTACATCCCCACATGAGCAGAAATTCACGAAGTGGGCTGCAGTGATCTTGCTTCTCTACTGAGAAACAAAGCAGCCCTCATTTCTTGGAAGTTACCGGAGTGCTGAAGTAGCATACATCTGTCTTCTAAACTTTTCCTCCTGTTGGTGTATTTGGCAGAACCTGGAAAAATCCGTTTCACCTGACAGAGgtccccttcccagcctctgcagTACTGTTCAGGGTGCtacaagaaacagcagaaggatGAAGTGTGCCGCCCAGATTTCTCCCCACCACAAGCAATGGGTAAGTTACGCAGGAAGGACAGTCCCCAGCAAATGAAACCAGCCACTGAacaaaggaggagggagaacaTGAGACTGTCCTTGTGCAGATACTGCCAGTACCATGTTGCTTTTCAGTGCGTTTAACACCCTTTCCCTCCACTGTCAGCCACAAAACCATCTCCCTGCCTCGCTTCAGAAATCCTCCTCCCGGCTGTTACCTGTGCTGGGCTCAAGTGTCGGTTCCCTGGGCCAGCTACAGCCAGAGCCGGTGGGTAGTGGGTGAGGTAGCTGGGACCCAGTGGCTGAACTGACGCTCCgttcagagctgcagcaggacatTCTGTTCCTGAGATGAGCTGAGCACCTTGTTGCAGCTGTTGCAAAGGCTTTGCCCAGAGGAGCACCGCTTCTAGCGCTATCGTTGCGCAACCCCCGCAGTAAGAGTAATGGCCCCCACTGACACAGGCCCGGCTGGCACGGGTGCTGAAGGACAACgagccccttcccctcctggcTCTGAGAGCCGCTAACTGCTGCCTTTCGTTGCGCTTGCCGACAAGAGCAGTCCTGCTGCTTTACATCTAAAGCTGCACGTAACACAAGCGAGAGCTGGAAGCGGTGGCCACAAGCCAGGGGAGCAGGAGACAGGTTGAACATCAGCCTCGACACTTCTTGGAGTGCCAGTGATGTTTCGCATCACGGCTCTTCTGCATGTGGAAGCAAAGCGCAGCCACAGGATAACGCTGGCTACCAACGTAGGTACACATACATCTACCAGTAGATACAAAAACATTCATTTGGtgccttctttttccttttataaaatcCTTTTATAAATCCATAGTGACGACACACTGTTGCAAGCTCAGGATACCAGAGAGTATCTCAGGGAAAGAAGGGCGGTCTTTAAAggacctttttttcccctgggtaTCCCGATAATAGACAGCAGACCTGATCTGGGGTATCTCCACCTCCCAGTGCTGGTGTGATTTCACACCTGCATGGTTTTCCTGGGACACACGTCCAGCTGGCAGACCCATCACTGTGCCTAGAGCCCACCGAGCTGGTCGGGGCTCTGATTCCCGTTCAGCGTAGGGCTAGATAACGATTTCCTGGAACTGGACCTGAGGAAACAAGCAAAGGTGATGGGCAAGGCGAGCAGCctatttttgtttcaggaagCAACATGGGCAAGAGGTTCCCAGCCAGGcctgcccaccccaccacaAAGGCTGTCACCCTCCGGACAGCTGAAGCCCCAGGTCTCAGTTCCACGAGGCTCTGGAGCCCTTGGAGCTGCCCCAGTTCCACCCCCAGCCATTACAGACCGACAGTGCAAGGCCATTTACAGTGCAACCATGACACAGCAGCTTCCTAACTGCAGCAAGGGattgcagagggagggaggagctTGTAAACTCACTTGGAGGAATATAATTTCCTGGAATTGGCCTTTGTTTGCCATCAGTGTTTACTGTGTTCCCATatctccttctgcttctgttagTCATAACAATAAAACcattatatttaaatgcaaaagccAAGCCCACTTACTTTACTTCCTCATACTTCTTCCCTCGATAAAAGTTACTCTTTTTAATCAGATACAGCAGCACCAGGTCACAAAAGAAAGCTCCCTGCAAAGAGAAACAACTTGTGTTTTTATCTtcagaggagaagaggaagtGTTCCGGTCTAATTAGCAATCAGCATTAATTAAAGAAGAATAACTTGTAGgagctgtattttccttcacATTCCATGTAATCTCAGGGGTATTTTGACTACCCCTTAGTACTGATGTACTAAGGTACATTAACAAGGGCCTTTAAGCCAGGACATAGACACCTGACTGCCCAGAGCAGCAAAAACTCTGCTGGAGAAGATACAAACTAGCTGTCCTGCTTTATTCTCACATCAGCTAAATGAGGGATGGGGGTCCCAGCCTGTTACtttaagaaaacacattcaCTTACCGCTCCCATGAGAGCAAGCCCCGAACCAACATTGATAATGGTGGGAATGATGTTAAATTTCCCtgcctaaaagaaaaaaagtcgTGAGGTACTCTGTGAAAGAAGCAGTCAAGAAACGTGCTTGGTACTGTGTGGTACGACAGGGAAGCTGCTCGTGCCCGTGACCATGTTTTGTTAGCAACAGGCAGGCGCAGCCCCAGAAGGTTTGCAGTGGACAGTCTGGGAGGCCAGAGGTCTGTGTCTGCGATCCAACTGTCCATGGCTGCGTTCCTGGGCTTGCACCACCCCTGGCTTAggcttcttttttctgcagtgcatgTGCATGGAAAACAAGTCTCTGGGGCATAGTTACTTCTGTCAGACTTCACACAAGCCTGCTTTTAGGTAGAAGAGATGCTGACTTACGTGCACTCCAGGTCATCTTTCTTACACAGCTAGCTCCACATGGATGAATGGCAAGAGCCCTTTCCTACGCCAAGCCAGGGAGGCTGTTCTCATCCCAGAGCTGCCTTCTCACTGAGAAatgccccctgcccccttttttctctgcaggCTCCAAAGTATTCTGGCCTGGGTCCTCACCTTGCCATTCACCATCACATCAAAGCGGATTCCATATGCTTTAATGAGCGTCCGGTAGTCAACCCCCTCAGCATCCCGGTAATATTTGGCGAACCTGGAATACAACAATGCTGATTTTAACTCCATCATCTGCCCCCTACACACAAGAACCCATCTGAAGTCACCTATCTCGTCACACAGATCCATTCCCCTATCAAAACCAGCTTTAGCTTGCCACGAGCGTGACTTccaccctcccctcctctccaaGCAGTGCACCTGGCTGGGGCCATGCCTGGCACAGTCCCGTACGACTTCGCTGCCAACCTCCAGTGCCCGCGAGCCaaaccagcccagctgcagcactgcactggGTTCTCCTCTTCACCTACCTGAAGTTGTACCCAGAAGAGATGGACTTTTCTGCAAACTTGTTATCCAGCCGGCTAAAAGAATAGTGAGGATTACATTCAGAAGGGGCTTTATCAAGATCACAGTTCCATTCAATCTGAATTCCTATCACACCACCCTTAACGAAAGAGAGAGACAGTGTGagttttttaaacttaattcaATTAATGTGTCTTCAGATCTGTCAGATCCTTGGGCAAGTTTTCCCCAGGGATGCGAACAGCTGCACTTCTGGTCACAGACACGAGCACACACACTTCTGGATGGGCTAAATTCATGCTTAGGATATTAATCACATTACTCCACCCACAAC
The Falco rusticolus isolate bFalRus1 chromosome 1, bFalRus1.pri, whole genome shotgun sequence genome window above contains:
- the EMC6 gene encoding ER membrane protein complex subunit 6, with product MAAVVAKREGPQFISEAAVRGNAAILDYCRTSVSALSGATAGILGLTGLHGFIFYFLASVLLSVLLVLKAGRRWNKYFKSRRPLFTGGLIGGLFTYVLFWTFLYGMVHVY